In Miscanthus floridulus cultivar M001 chromosome 5, ASM1932011v1, whole genome shotgun sequence, one genomic interval encodes:
- the LOC136451900 gene encoding uncharacterized protein isoform X1, whose amino-acid sequence MGANCCIAAKESSQPSMAPVEVSTYRVRHSPSWSFRWDNRTHIEDIMENSTVFSNQSSGNIHPEVKNSFITPTEGHNSGDSRSDVLCRVKWQKSDKKMASKLSKFDPPAHQSTAANPTLEAKSSKAPDIVTVGSDIKTSESLLSTPPPVPKADSEDPSSRSHSICIDPNSTREATQLPGHQLYRQTLDGNIPSLKLLSGNSSAERPSSSKLSACSNDMFAGQLQGETSDGWSTRTPSDMVATTERHRWSVDNELLGSIASKTSRSNGSHPSALSPGQEVCKLCSRLLKERSSCNGHELAVVAVLFCGHAYHANCLDSIAAESEKYDPPCPVCTHGEACTTKLFKKMELKVKNKTSKNMADTELDGSSKRQKKVKREPRFGTSSSMKDTFSRPFFRRHFSNGSRPSTPVSGSEPTRKKGFWSRHWRE is encoded by the exons ATGGGAGCTAATTGCTGTATAGCTGCCAAGGAAAGTTCTCAGCCATCTATGGCTCCAGTTGAAGTTTCTACATACCGGGTAAGGCACTCACCATCATGGAGCTTCCGGTGGGACAACCGTACACACATAGAGGATATAATGGAGAACAGTACGGTGTTCTCTAATCAAAGTAGTGGAAACATTCATCCAGAAGTAAAGAATAGTTTCATTACACCAACTGAAGGCCATAACAGTGGGGATAGTCGTTCTGATGTCCTCTGCAGGGTCAAGTGGCAAAAATCTGACAAAAAGATGGCATCCAAGCTCTCAAAATTTGATCCTCCAG CACATCAGTCTACTGCAGCCAATCCAACTCTTGAG GCTAAGTCTTCTAAAGCCCCTGACATAGTAACTGTTGGTTCAGATATAAAGACATCAGAGTCTCTTCTTTCAACACCGCCCCCTGTACCGAAGGCAGATTCAGAAGATCCTTCCTCTAGAAGTCATTCAATTTGCATTGACCCAAATTCGACAAGGGAAGCAACCCAATTGCCTGGGCATCAACTATACAGGCAGACCTTGGATGGAAACATTCCATCCCTCAAACTTTTAAGTGGAAACAGCTCTGCAGAAAGGCCATCAAGCTCCAAGCTTTCTGCCTGTAGCAATGATATGTTTGCAGGGCAGTTGCAAGGTGAGACATCTGATGGGTGGTCAACTCGCACACCCTCTGATATGGTGGCCACAACTGAAAGACATAGGTGGTCTGTTGACAATGAACTCCTTGGCTCCATTGCTAGTAAAACATCAAGATCAAATGGTTCACATCCCAGTGCACTCTCCCCTGGCCAAGAGGTATGCAAGCTATGTTCGAGGCTATTAAAGGAGCGGTCTTCATGTAACGGTCATGAACTGGCAGTAGTTGCTGTTTTATTCTGTGGTCATGCATATCATGCAAATTGTTTAGATAGTATTGCTGCAGAAAGTGAGAAATATGATCCTCCTTGTCCTGTATGCACCCATGGTGAGGCATGTACAACAAAACTGTTCAAAAAGATGGAACTGAAGGTTAAAAACAAGACATCGAAAAATATGGCTGATACTGAACTTGATGGGAGCTCTAAGCGCCAGAAGAAAGTTAAGAGAGAACCCAGGTTTGGCACAAGTTCTAGCATGAAGGATACGTTTAGTCGTCCGTTTTTTAGGAGACATTTCTCCAATGGTTCTCGACCATCAACACCAGTTTCAGGGAGTGAACCAACAAGAAAGAAGGGCTTCTGGTCAAGGCATTGGAGAGAATAG
- the LOC136449768 gene encoding uncharacterized protein, whose product MGANCCIAAKERTQPCITPIEVSAYRNVRHSPSWSFRWDNRTHIEDIMDIPTLFSNHSSGSIRPDTKSGSIAPTEGFSNGNSRGTSPSNVFHGAKWHKSDKKLEAPKVTKADPRADRSTASNSSPEAKLSRKSLDMSSVALVSRADPSSSRGHSQPTDSDSTKKARRSPGYQLYRQVSDSKIPSLRSLNEISSPEGRPSSSMLSVCSNDLSAAGSYGESSDGWSMRTFSEMVATSQRERWSLDSELLGSISSKMTRSSASNSTSLPPDQEVCKLCLKLLKERSTWNAQELAVAAVLLCGHVYHADCLDSITTEADKYDPPCPVCTHGEKCTVKLFGKLESKIKNKIPKNVAVDMNPDGNSNKHQKKGSREPRLGTSSSMKVPFSRPFLRRHFSIGSRPPRSVSETDSTRKKGFWARHWRE is encoded by the exons ATGGGAGCTAATTGCTGCATTGCTGCAAAGGAGAGGACACAGCCATGCATCACTCCAATAGAAGTATCAGCATACAGGAATGTGAGGCACTCGCCATCATGGAGCTTTCGATGGGACAATCGCACACATATAGAAGACATAATGGATATCCCTACTCTGTTCTCCAACCATAGTAGTGGAAGCATTCGGCCTGATACAAAGAGTGGTTCCATTGCCCCAACCGAAGGATTTTCTAATGGAAATAGCCGTGGAACTAGCCCTTCCAATGTGTTTCACGGAGCAAAGTGGCACAAATCTGATAAAAAATTGGAAGCACCTAAGGTCACAAAGGCTGATCCTCGAG CTGACCGCTCCACAGCAAGTAACTCTTCCCCTGAG GCAAAGCTTTCCAGGAAATCACTGGACATGTCAAGTGTTGCTTTAGTATCCAGAGCAGATCCATCATCCTCCAGGGGGCATTCTCAACCTACAGATTCAGATTCGACGAAGAAAGCACGGCGGTCACCAGGGTATCAATTATACAGACAGGTTTCGGACAGTAAAATTCCATCTCTCAGATCTCTCAATGAGATAAGCTCTCCTGAAGGAAGGCCTTCCTCTTCCATGCTATCAGTCTGCAGCAATGACTTATCAGCAGCAGGATCCTATGGTGAGTCATCTGATGGTTGGTCAATGCGCACATTTTCTGAAATGGTTGCAACATCCCAAAGAGAGAGGTGGTCACTTGATAGTGAGCTCTTGGGATCCATTTCTAGTAAAATGACAAGATCAAGTGCTTCGAATTCTACTTCACTTCCCCCTGaccaagaggtgtgcaagctgTGTTTGAAGCTGTTAAAGGAGAGATCGACATGGAATGCTCAGGAGCTGGCTGttgctgctgttttgttgtgtGGACATGTGTACCATGCTGACTGTCTGGACAGCATAACTACAGAAGCTGACAAATATGACCCTCCATGCCCTGTATGCACCCATGGTGAGAAATGTACAGTGAAGCTATTTGGGAAGCTGGAATCAAAGATTAAGAACAAGATACCAAAAAATGTGGCAGTTGATATGAATCCAGATGGGAACAGTAATAAGCACCAGAAGAAAGGTAGCAGAGAGCCCAGGTTAGGTACAAGTTCAAGCATGAAGGTCCCGTTTAGTCGTCCATTTTTGCGGAGACATTTCTCCATTGGATCTCGACCACCTCGGTCAGTCTCAGAAACTGATTCGACAAGAAAGAAGGGATTCTGGGCAAGACACTGGAGAGAGTAG
- the LOC136451900 gene encoding uncharacterized protein isoform X2: MASKLSKFDPPAHQSTAANPTLEAKSSKAPDIVTVGSDIKTSESLLSTPPPVPKADSEDPSSRSHSICIDPNSTREATQLPGHQLYRQTLDGNIPSLKLLSGNSSAERPSSSKLSACSNDMFAGQLQGETSDGWSTRTPSDMVATTERHRWSVDNELLGSIASKTSRSNGSHPSALSPGQEVCKLCSRLLKERSSCNGHELAVVAVLFCGHAYHANCLDSIAAESEKYDPPCPVCTHGEACTTKLFKKMELKVKNKTSKNMADTELDGSSKRQKKVKREPRFGTSSSMKDTFSRPFFRRHFSNGSRPSTPVSGSEPTRKKGFWSRHWRE, translated from the exons ATGGCATCCAAGCTCTCAAAATTTGATCCTCCAG CACATCAGTCTACTGCAGCCAATCCAACTCTTGAG GCTAAGTCTTCTAAAGCCCCTGACATAGTAACTGTTGGTTCAGATATAAAGACATCAGAGTCTCTTCTTTCAACACCGCCCCCTGTACCGAAGGCAGATTCAGAAGATCCTTCCTCTAGAAGTCATTCAATTTGCATTGACCCAAATTCGACAAGGGAAGCAACCCAATTGCCTGGGCATCAACTATACAGGCAGACCTTGGATGGAAACATTCCATCCCTCAAACTTTTAAGTGGAAACAGCTCTGCAGAAAGGCCATCAAGCTCCAAGCTTTCTGCCTGTAGCAATGATATGTTTGCAGGGCAGTTGCAAGGTGAGACATCTGATGGGTGGTCAACTCGCACACCCTCTGATATGGTGGCCACAACTGAAAGACATAGGTGGTCTGTTGACAATGAACTCCTTGGCTCCATTGCTAGTAAAACATCAAGATCAAATGGTTCACATCCCAGTGCACTCTCCCCTGGCCAAGAGGTATGCAAGCTATGTTCGAGGCTATTAAAGGAGCGGTCTTCATGTAACGGTCATGAACTGGCAGTAGTTGCTGTTTTATTCTGTGGTCATGCATATCATGCAAATTGTTTAGATAGTATTGCTGCAGAAAGTGAGAAATATGATCCTCCTTGTCCTGTATGCACCCATGGTGAGGCATGTACAACAAAACTGTTCAAAAAGATGGAACTGAAGGTTAAAAACAAGACATCGAAAAATATGGCTGATACTGAACTTGATGGGAGCTCTAAGCGCCAGAAGAAAGTTAAGAGAGAACCCAGGTTTGGCACAAGTTCTAGCATGAAGGATACGTTTAGTCGTCCGTTTTTTAGGAGACATTTCTCCAATGGTTCTCGACCATCAACACCAGTTTCAGGGAGTGAACCAACAAGAAAGAAGGGCTTCTGGTCAAGGCATTGGAGAGAATAG
- the LOC136449767 gene encoding NAC domain-containing protein 74-like, protein MEVLRDMYQPPGFGFHPSDPELISHYLKRKILGQKIEYDLIPEVDIYKHEPWDLPAKCNLPIKDNKWHFFASRDRKYPTGSRSNRATLAGYWKSTGKDRAIKLNKRTLGTKKTLVFHEGRPPSGRRTEWIMHEYYIDENECKVSPDMKDAFVLCRVTKRNDWALDNDNEVGNRNSHLEQLDAAATSVVSTVKPEDAAASVICSEESNHATTPVGSAELSNDVAQAAITPDSTFPNGGNELETWLEELLDPSPSFNLVVDTGSADVSPTEQYAESSNLQNPGSVAPNIGPGHASPIQDGTDATDYLFIDDLPEDLYSMLYPGTDQFNDSIFLEQAGQEAIAFPTNQAYMMGTDSYALPNNFENGTANAELQLDQENNKTNMSNGNIDNGITIRRRRATASPANNSLAAVNFKMQVGIKRMVTSNSESINQTMKFTDNSGCRLDLRTDVEHQKKNTKNVISAKQSDAANPEGHNNQGYLKGFKRCSSAGFKAYIFVAFFVVGVAAVAVLHYHRSGANL, encoded by the exons ATGGAAGTACTGCGTGATATGTACCAACCACCAGGATTTGGATTCCATCCTTCAGATCCTGAACTTATTTCTCACTATCTGAAGAGGAAAATACTTGGCCAGAAAATTGAATATGATCTTATACCAGAGGTGGATATATACAAGCATGAACCATGGGATTTACCTG CAAAGTGCAATCTTCCAATCAAGGACAACAAGTGGCATTTCTTTGCCTCTCGTGACAGGAAGTACCCTACTGGCTCTAGATCAAACAGGGCAACACTTGCTGGTTACTGGAAATCAACTGGGAAGGACCGAGCCATAAAGCTGAACAAGCGGACTCTAGGAACAAAGAAGACTTTAGTTTTTCATGAAGGCCGGCCTCCCTCTGGCAGACGCACTGAGTGGATTATGCATGAGTACTACATAGACGAGAATGAATGTAAAGTCAGCCCTGATATGAAG GATGCCTTTGTCCTCTGCCGTGTTACTAAAAGAAATGACTGGGCATTAGATAATGATAATGAGGTGGGCAACAGGAACTCTCATCTGGAACAACTAGATGCTGCTGCTACATCAGTTGTCAGCACTGTAAAGCCAGAAGATGCTGCTGCCTCAGTCATCTGTTCAGAAGAATCGAACCATGCAACTACACCAGTTGGCAGTGCTGAACTATCTAATGATGTTGCTCAGGCAGCTATCACTCCTGATTCGACATTTCCAAATGGTGGTAATGAACTGGAAACATGGCTGGAAGAACTGTTGGATCCTTCACCTTCATTTAACCTTGTAGTTGATACTGGTTCTGCTGACGTGTCTCCGACTGAACAATATGCTGAATCATCG AATTTGCAGAATCCTGGTTCTGTGGCTCCGAATATTGGACCAGGCCATGCTAGCCCTATCCAGGATGGAACAGATGCCACAGACTACCTATTCATTGATGATCTTCCAGAGGATCTTTACAGTATGTTGTATCCTGGTACTGACCAGTTCAATGACAGTATATTCTTGGAACAAGCTGGCCAGGAAGCTATTGCTTTTCCTACCAACCAAGCATATATGATGGGAACAGATTCGTATGCTCTTCCAAACAACTTTGAGAATGGAACTGCGAACGCTGAATTGCAGTTAGACCAGGAAAATAACAAGACAAATATGTCAAATGGAAATATTGACAATGGAATTACAATACGAAGGCGCAGAGCAACCGCATCTCCTGCTAACAATTCGCTAGCAGCTGTCAATTTTAAAATGCAGGTTGGAATTAAGAGGATGGTTACAAGTAATTCCGAATCTATCAACCAGACTATGAAGTTTACAGATAACAGTGGTTGTCGTCTTGATCTCAGGACTGATGTTGAGCACCAGAAGAAAAATACAAAAAATGTCATTTCTGCCAAGCAGTCTGATGCAGCCAATCCTGAAGGCCACAACAATCAAGGTTATCTCAAGGGCTTCAAAAGATGTTCATCAGCTGGATTCAAGGCATACATATTTGTTGCCTTTTTTGTGGTTGGAGTTGCTGCTGTTGCAGTGCTGCATTATCACCGCTCTGGTGCCAACCTATAA